A genome region from Lucilia cuprina isolate Lc7/37 chromosome 3, ASM2204524v1, whole genome shotgun sequence includes the following:
- the LOC111684496 gene encoding myb-like protein X has protein sequence MLTILCTVLLVLSSSILLVECRSYNNGLIFYNLENHNTYLPPTISVSRGRGLAKFKYSARGSIWSTFGKPCDCEGPLCGCCVGIKVKQYNFDQKMCVNVSYVRPKDEIQMEVFLSDTATAKYGIAARNPSPLCVPIMMGIPMSMCVQMSNIAVQGDNLNMCMDFLVRLASTQLFEMHFQCMKVGLQGASWVGPDGQPVIPSNESKIKDRDSKESEEYYDEAEEENEIISKEKEEQKDAVVMSMKEEDLNKAEEEMDDNDVRDTIMDIVKEQEKEEEEVKDSSELMKENEIEGLSPVQDHNKVEEIVTNIMESINEGKDSDKYITMPIVVENEQPSESSNIESVQEESNVLSEPISLEAEESNMESIMETNALVEEGFQIKSPDKNEDNIKESNEITDKPLVEETESLKLEINDLKDSTVNNMEMEESNEITKDRESLQVMPSSTMKDELYLEDLFENSPEKDMHIENNVEQPEKDTNEIMKETNMQIEENIDKESNLETLEDNTEHISNDYEMGKIEKFDMLINNEGSEETTEISQIANEPNNSLENLQQPMETSTERLMAANLKPTMLQIQATTSETDSIDSIDNTLTTATIMTTTTTTTTTATKKPTTIDKNSAMAVTFIENTDDDDDKTKNKAEEDDDDEDNNDGDNSHENDSDYDDEEESEETEDETTEKGIQTNDAITNTIVMPTATALNHKESSVTTQKLPNTSNSNESNSNDETNENTKDEFEAIEEQEEEIADEVETESNEESENENDAEEEYDDEYEDYETTTVAVSDIKMNSANDTCCKSATPAGDINDMLAAATTNEQLNDNTNTAVMPQTNTVATQNNLQFVSHDNTIPISNSDNNMLNVESTTNKMSQITINPAAATIAVSSTTASSNSNNALPLPLARKLFAHHHQQQQQLQQQQQQHHHHHQQYHRHSRQQRQHYV, from the exons atgttaacaatacTGTGCACCGTGTTACTCGTTTTGTCGTCATCTATTCTATTAGTCGAATGTCGCAGTTATAATAACGGtttaatattctataatttAGAAAATCATAACACTTACCTACCGCCCACTATATCGGTATCGCGCGGACGAGGTCTAGCCAAATTCAAATATTCAGCACGCGGCTCCATTTGGTCTACATTTGGGAAACCCTGTGATTGTGAGGGCCCCTTATGCGGCTGTTGTGTTGGCATCAAAGtgaaacaatataattttgatcAAAAAA tgtGTGTTAATGTCTCCTATGTTCGCCCCAAAGACGAAATCCAAATGGAAGTTTTTCTCAGTGATACAGCCACAGCAAAATACGGAATTGCGGCACGTAATCCCTCACCCCTGTGTGTACCCATTATGATGGGTATACCCATGTCAATGTGTGTACAAATGTCGAACATAGCAGTGCAGGGTGATAACCTCAATATGTGCATGGATTTCCTAGTGCGTTTAGCCTCAACACAACTCTTTGAAATGCATTTTCAATGTATGAAAGTAGGTTTACAAGGAGCAAGTTGGGTAGGTCCAGATGGTCAACCGGTAATACCATCTAATGAGAGTAAAATTAAAGATCGTGACAGTAAGGAATCAGAAGAGTATTATGATGAAGCTgaagaagaaaatgaaattatttccaaagaaaaagaagaacaaaAGGATGCTGTAGTAATGAGTATGAAGGAGGAGGACTTAAATAAAGCCGAAGAGGAAATGGATGATAATGATGTAAGAGATACGATCATGGATATAGTTAAAGAACAGGAAAAGGAAGAGGAGGAAGTAAAAGATAGCTCAGAATTGATGAAAGAGAATGAAATAGAAGGTTTAAGTCCGGTACAAGATCATAACAAAGTTGAGGAAATTGTTACAAATATAATGGAGAGCATAAATGAAGGCAAGGATTCGGATAAGTATATAACAATGCCAATTGTGGTAGAAAATGAGCAGCCAAGTGAAAGTTCTAATATCGAAAGTGTACAAGAGGAGTCGAATGTTTTAAGTGAACCGATTTCTTTAGAAGCCGAAGAGAGTAATATGGAGAGTATAATGGAAACAAATGCTTTAGTAGAGGAaggttttcaaattaaatctcCAGATAAAAATGAAGATAATATAAAAGAATCTAATGAGATAACAGATAAACCATTAGTAGAAGAAACTGAATCATTAAAATTGgagataaatgatttaaaagatTCTACTGTAAATAATATGGAAATGGAGGAAAGTAATGAAATTACTAAAGATCGTGAAAGTTTACAGGTTATGCCTAGTTCGACTATGAAAGATGAGCTATATTTAGaggatttgtttgaaaattctCCAGAGAAAGATATGCATATTGAAAACAATGTTGAGCAACCAGAAAAAGACACTAATGAAATCATGAAAGAAACAAACATGCAGATAGAAGAAAATATCGATAAAGAATCAAATCTTGAAACGCTAGAAGATAATACAGAACATATTTCCAATGATTATGAAATgggtaaaattgaaaaatttgataTGTTAATCAATAATGAGGGTTCAGAGGAAACAACTGAAATAAGTCAGATTGCTAATGAGCCAAACAACTCTTTGGAAAATCTCCAGCAACCAATGGAAACAAGTACTGAACGCTTAATGGCAGCTAATTTAAAACCAACAATGCTACAGATACAAGCAACTACAAGTGAAACTGATAGTATCGATAGCATAGATAATACTTTAACAACAGCCACAATTAtgaccacaacaacaacaactacgacaacagcaacaaaaaaaccaacTACAATAGATAAAAACTCAGCTATGGCAGtaacatttatagaaaatactgatgatgatgacgataaaactaaaaacaaagcTGAAGAAGACGACGATGACGAAGATAACAACGACGGTGATAATAGTCATGAAAATGACAGTGATTatgatgatgaagaagaaaGCGAAGAGACTGAAGATGAAACAACAGAGAAAGGAATACAAACTAATGATGCCATCACCAACACCATTGTTATGCCAACTGCAACAGCTTTAAACCATAAAGAATCCTCAGTAACAACACAAAAACTACCAAATACTTCCAACAGCAATGAATCCAACTCTAATGacgaaacaaatgaaaatactaAAGATGAATTCGAGGCTATAGAAGAGCAAGAGGAGGAAATTGCAGATGAAGTAGAGACAGAATCTAATGAAGAAAGCGAAAACGAAAACGATGCTGAGGAAGAATATGATGATGAATATGAAGATTATGAAACTACAACAGTAGCTGTAAGTGATATTAAAATGAATAGTGCTAATGACACATGTTGCAAATCTGCAACACCAGCTGGCGACATAAATGACATGCTAGCAGCAGCCACCACAAATGAGCAgctaaatgacaatactaatacTGCAGTCATGCCACAAACTAATACTGTTGCaacacaaaataatttacaatttgtaaGCCATGACAATACCATACCGATTAGTAATAGCGACAATAATATGTTAAATGTTGAATCAACTACAAATAAAATGTCACAAATCACTATTAACCCAGCTGCAGCCACAATTGCAGTGTCTTCAACCACTGCTAGTAGTAATAGTAATAATGCATTGCCTCTACCGTTGGCTCGTAAATTATTTGCACATCatcaccagcaacaacaacaactacaacaacaacagcagcagcatcatcatcaccatcagcAATATCATCGTCATAGTCGTCAGCAACGTCAGCATTATGTTTAA